From the genome of Paralichthys olivaceus isolate ysfri-2021 chromosome 4, ASM2471397v2, whole genome shotgun sequence:
TGCTGTCTCGTCTGTGGCCTTCACAAGACCTTCAGACATTTTGTCCACCTCTTCTTGTGTCTGACACGGTCGCTTGGTTTCATTCAAGGTTTGCTCACTTTTTCTGTGCTCTTCTCTCTGATGCTCCTCACTCTCTAATTCTTTTTGCTCTACTTTGCTCTCCACCTCTTGAATTTCAGGAAGTGGTCCATCAGTGCTGCTACTCAGGGGCTCGGCCTGGTCTCTTTTTACCTCTTGTGTCATTTCCTTATCCTCTGTCAGTTTAAACCCCTGAACTGATTCTTCTGAGGCTTCTGCTCCATCCTGCTCTCCAGTCAGCAGTGAGAGTTTCTCTCCTTCGCTTTTCTCCTCAAAAGTTGCTGATTGCACATCATTGCTCCTGTCTCCAGCACTTACCTCCTGTATCTTCGGttcctctgtctttgtcttgtgtccttcttcttcttcttcttcgacCGTCCTTGTTAGACACCCTGTCGTCTCAAACTTACTACTTGACCACAtcatcctcccctccctcttgtCCCTCACAGACTCAGGTTGAGCCTCCACTGTGGAAGTTTCatccttcaaaataaacttCTCCAGGTAGCCGTCTGCCTCGTCTGAATCCGAGAAACGTCTCTTGTAACACTTCTCCGATGTGACACTCTCTGCCTCTGAGCATTCCTCGTCGCTCCTCTGCCGCTGGCCTACAGCGTCCTCGTAGAGGTCAGAGTACATGAAGGACATGGCGGTGGGCTCCTCCAGAAGGATGGGATCGATGATCTTCGGGGGTCCAGGGGAGATATAGATGGGCGTGAGGGTGGTCTCTTCACTCCCAAACAACACCAAACCACCCTCCTTCATTGTTCTCTggctctctcttctccttctcattCTAGCTCCTCCATCTGCCTCGTCGTCGTCCTTCCGCTGCAGTGCATCAGAAGGAGCTCCTTCTCCATAGAAGACCTGATCCAGGTGTTCTCCGACTAAATCCACATctgtaacaaaaacaaaagagtcTTCTGATGCAGAGGGGCTGTCTGTGGCCGTCTCCTTTGCAGGGGTTTGCTCCTCTGCCTGGGGTTTCACTGGAGGCTGTTGTTtcccctgctgcagctctggaaCTTGTTCTGCAGGAACTGCATGATCCAAAAGGGTAAACGTCTCAAAGTAGTCAATGTCATTGGtgctctctttctgtgtgggtgtgtgtccgGCTTCTGTGTCTGCTGATGGCTGAGAAGAGTCCTGTTTCAagggcagaggagagaaaaacaaatcagaacTTCGTAATGTTTAAATCTccaaataaacataaataaaatcttATAGGATAAATGAATGTATGTTAATGGTAGGACTAGCATTAGAAATGAGATATCCCATCATAATAATTGTTCAAATCAATCAGATATGTACCTCTTGGTGATCCAGTATTTCCCCCTCCACTGGCAGGACGTGATTTGATGTCCAGTCATTGTGGTTTCTGGACTTGATCTTTGGAGTCTGGTCCAGATAAGACAAATTGTCCTGCAGCTCCgtgctctcctcctcatccacagTAGGAAGTTTAGAAGGGACTCTGATGTTGAGAATCTCATAACCCTCAGAAATCAAACTAAACAGTTGctgatctttgtttttaatttcctccaGGTCTGGCTCTCTTTCGGTTTTCTCCTCTTTGACGTTGGGGAGAGAGACCTCCATCATCTCCGGTCGCTCCACTCCCAGAGCCGAGGCGGATCTTGAACTGCCAGGTCGGCTAAATCTGTCCCCTAGTCTGCTGATCCTCCCTCCGGACCTCGTCCTCCTGCGGACTATTTTCTCCTCATCGAAGACGATGGTGATCTTCCCCGCGGCTCCAGAGCCATCCATGCTGTAGGCTTCAGAGATGGAGCTCGTCTCAGAGGCCCAGGGAGTAGAGCAGCGGCTGGAGGCTGTCTCCCAAACGATTCCACTGTCCTCACTCTGCACTGTCACCATGGAGAATGATTGATCCACCATCAGGCACTGCAGTTGGGGCTTCACCGACTGGTCCTGGACAACCTCTCGCAGACTGAAGTAGTGAGGAATGGAACAGAGTTAGAGGAAGGAGAGATCAGGCTGTTTGTGCTATTCACTAGAGGAGGAAGGGGGATGACTTAACACTCTGAGTGCAAGAGGAGATCCTCCTGGCACGGCTCTTGGAAATGCAAGCAGAGAACAAACCaatgaatcaaatcaaaacatatcTGAGCAGCATGTGCCCTAATTCATGTTTTGCCGCACTGAGGCGAATCAGAAAGATCTAAGCTGACAACACCATAACGCCCGCTGATCTTTTCTCAAGGCGATTACTTGACACTTAAATCTTAAGCATAGGACCACTTGTCCCAGACCAATGTGAGGGATGAGCTGAAAAAATAAGGAAGAAATGCGTTGTGAGATGTCCCCTCCTGCTATGAATACAGCTTGGTTTGTGGAGGGGGGTTACAGCAAGGTGACATCCCAAAGCGTCACTCATGTAATATTAGAGAAGAGATGCCTGGATTTCTCAAATACATCCAACATATCGGTGTCTTCTACTATTTAAGACATGTCCCGGATAGCTACAGCACTAAGTATGAAACATGATAAATGAGATGTAAGATATGGGATGGCGGATATATCAAATAGTCAAATTGAGCTACCTGCAGTGCCTCGCTCACAGTTCCTGCTCTGAACTGAATCACAGATGGTCATATTAAGTATTGAGTACTCTTTGTGCAACATGGGTCTCATTCtccataaaaagaaaacacaaggccACAAACAAGTGGTTCCTCCACTCTAAGACTCCATTCAATGTCATGGTCTCCCAGCAGAAAGACACCACTTCACCCAAACTCATCCACAATTGAAATGATTCAGGGTGTAAAGTCCAGATAAGTGAGTGAAGCACCtgttctgcagctcctccatctCGTCTTCATCGTCCTGACTGACGGCCTCGGAGGCTTCAGACTGAAGCTCCTGTAGCTCTGTCATCTCTGGTTCCAGACTCTCACACTCCTCCATCTTGTTAATGTCCTCCCAGCTCTTGCACTCTGCAGTTCCCaatgctgtttttctctcttttctttttcagtgtcGTCTTGATGTTTTCAGCTTCTCTGAATTGGGAAGAGTTGCTCTGCCTGTTTGTGTCATTCTAAGTTGGGAGCTGTCCATCTGACTCAGCGAGGGACGGAAATAGACGTGAGTGGGGGAATGAACAGAGGGGAGTGGGGTTAGAGAGTGGGTAGGTTTCACCTGCTGTTGAGTTAAGTGCAAAAACACACCAAATCCAAGAAGTCAGACTTTAAacatattataaaaataatgttataGATCTGAGAGAATCATCACCATGAAGTTTGAGGCGTTCGCCAGAGTCCAAAAGCTGACTGAGGGTATGTGCCTTTAAGATCAAAATCCCCTTCTGCAAGTTAAATATAGGTCATGTGCTGAAACAGTACCCTCCTGCATGGTCCCCCTGCCCCCCCCTGCTGCTGGTGGTAATGCTAAAGAGGTCCACGctcatgccccccccccaacaccatGCTACCATGTCTACCCCCCTTGCTGTGCTGGCAGGATGTAGAAGTCCCAAAAACCAATGAGGTTATTGACTCAGCCAGAGCAGGCTGCAGAGATCCTGAACAAAGGGTGCATTTGTACCATTTCTAAGGCTCGTGAAACACCTGTGATGCACTGAATGACGTTACAGCTCCAAGTACATTAAATCAAGACACCAAATTTACATCTgcatcagttcatctgtgaattTAAGGGAAGATTTATtccaaatttgaaagaattctCTTGAGATGTTCTAAAGATCatgcattcacaaggcaaaaacatttttgtaaagtCACAGTGAGCTTAACCtttgacttccaaaatcttatCAGCTCATCTTTGAGTCCTCAGAAAGGTTTGTATTGGATTTGAGTAAAATCCCCTTGAGTTATCATggtcacaagaatgggacgtaCGGACAGACAACGTGAAAACACAATGCCTCATAGAGGTCAAACATGTGAAGTGAATAATCATACGTTATGTTcagaaattttattttttttaaacaaacatttgaaagtCAGCAATGTACAAAAGAGCTGAGGAACAATATAAACTatggacaaaaaaacaaagttacacTCACAAGTGTGAATTCTGTAAATAACGTGTATTAAGTGAACTGAAGATTAGCGAATAACAAATCTGTATTTGTCCCAATAACTCAAGCAGATCTTAGGTCTACAATGACGCAGTATGTTTGTTACCAGTCATGTAAAATGTGAGTGTGGCATCATTGCAGCCCTAAAATGATCACCTCAAAATCATCCAAACCTAAATTTAACTTTAAAAGTTCAGAAACAGAAAGTAGGTGATGATCTGAAAAAGAGATGGTATTCAATGCAGCGGTAGAAAAAGGGCACATTTCATGTTTAAGCCCATAATCACTTAAAAACTGACCAAGAAAAAGGCTCTGATGGTACAAGTAGATCCCAAGATGATattcatactgtatatttgaCATGTATATGTCAGAAACAACATTTCTCATGAGACTAAGCAGTACACCACACAGTTGATTCCATTTAAGCTAACTTCAGACATGAGCAGTTTGCAAGTGTTTTTTGCATCTTCTCATTCTTTGTTAACAAAATTAATTTCATCCCAGGAATTCCATGTGCACTGGGAACGAGTGGTGTAGCAGAAATTACCATCTCATGGAACATGAACCATTATTATCCTGCTTCAGTGCATCTCTCTGTCACCAGTTTAGGTTTTGACTTCAGAGCTCTCTGGTGTCACTCTACAAATATTGTAAATTATTTACACTCTTGTTTTCTGGAATATTACGTAACACATTTAGGAAAGGCAGCAAAATAATTGACAGTGCAATATATTCAACATGTGATGCCACAGGACACACTGTACATGTCCGATATGAAAACAGCCAGAACTTTCAGGGTCCCAGAAACATTTTGGGCTGTGAGATGCAGAGGCAGCACGGCTCCTTGCTCAGCACATCCCGAAGGTCTGTCATCATTTCTGGGCACAAGGTCGTGTTGAGGTAGAAGACTCCACTCAGCTCGTCTAATTAGAGGAATCCCTCATCTCCTGCCTGCAGACTCCATATTAATGATGGCGCTGGCTGGGAGGATCGAGTTCAGGTCCTTCCTCTCTTGGAGTATCCGAAATGACTGCgcagacagagagatgagaaacaGGAGGATTATGAAGAACTTATAGCTAGATCAAGCTgctaatgaaaaggaaataaaatataaagagcaCAGTTATCTGGCCTAACATGTACCTCTGCAAACTGAGCTTTGATGGTGTCAAACTTGAACTTCTCATGGACTGCTCTGGCAACGTTATTTCTTTCAAATGGCTCTGAAACACAATAAATCACCATCGATCAGATTAAATAAGAGTTTCGTACACTGAGGCTACAGTTATTATTAAGTGGAGGTGGCAGCAGTGTTTTACATCCACTGAAATGTTTACCTTCCACACATATGTATTTGTTTCTCCATTCTTTGGAGTTGTTCTTGGGGAAAGCTCTGGCCTCTCTAATAGAGATCACCTGCTTGTCCCACCTGCAAGGCACAGAAAAGGGAAGACATTTAGCACTGGAAATAAACACAACCACCAAGGTCCTCATAACCACATCAGTGACTTTGCAGGTTGTAGCTAATCATCTACAAAACATGCACATTCCACTTTGACCAAGCCAAAGTTTTTAGATTCTAGGCACCTGTTAGTTTTGGTTCAGGATGAACAGAAACTTCCTGGGAGACAATAACAATATCAAGTagcaactctttttttttttttttttcaaacatttttttttttacattgttacaTGATCGTCATTATATGGAAAGAAACAAAGGCTTTTCATTCTCACTTAATCATACAATTACTAGAAGAAAGTTGACACAATTGTTTTCTCTTCAACCGTTTTTGTCTGTCTAATGTCTGTCTTTCAATTTTGAAGTCTTAAATGATGGAGCTTCATTGTACCTTGAATTTGATgcatttaaaagacattttgtatTGTACACAAAATAGGATCCAATTAAACATTTACATAGTTCAGTCTTCTCAGGTATAATTGTTTAGTTTATGGATTTGGTAACATCAAGGGAAAACTAGATTACTGAAATGGCTGTcgcagaggcataaaaacatAATCACTCATCAGGTTTGAGTGTTTGATAGTGTAAATTGAAAAAACAAGTGCGTGTTTTTGTGGTGACTTCTAGTTCAACTTCTTGACTGCAGCATGACGTGGTAACACACATTCTGCAAACACAGTGGCCATGGCATGTCATGTTAGTGCTGTGTAAGGCCAAAGGTCCCACCTGCTCCTGCCTCTCACCCAGAAACATGACACCAGAGTAGAGGatgcaggagagaggaaggagaggagagataggGGGACTGAAGAGGGAGAAGATGTTGGTGACGGGAGATGAGGAATGGGAGCAAGACGATGAGCAGGCATAGGGAACTGTGGGTGTATCTGAACATGAGACTCATTAATATGATGTCCTTGGGGAGATACCTGAAGTTTGTGGCATAGTATTTCAGAAAGCCCACAAGCAGGTCACCGAGGGAGGACTGGTTTCTAGAGATGTAGGGGGGGATGTGTTTGGGTCCCTCTGGAACCATGTTGATGTCCATGAGGGGATTGAAACACTCCTGAAAATCAAGGCACAGGACAAATGCTCAAAACTGAGTGACACTGCACATTAGggatgaatgaaatgatttacaACCATTTTAAATCTGGATGGTAACAGAAAGTATAACAGATATAGAAGACTTTGACTTGAGTTTTGTCCACAGCTGCTTTTCCTCATTAAGTTAGTGGGTTATTTGATTAGTGGAGAAAGGGCATTAATGAGTATATACTAtggatggttaaaaaaaactgttctgatTTTGAGAGAAAGATTTGCATGTCATAAGCAATGAACACACTCACTGGGTGGTCCCTTTGCAGAGAAGGAAGGACAGGTTCATTAAGAGCTGTAACGAAAGCAACATCACAAACATGATGAGATTCACTCCAATCAAAGCTACAGAGGAAACAacagattttgtgtgtgtgtgtaattgtacTGACTTTGCAGGTAATGCAGGATCATAAGCACCAGTGTGTAGCTGCTTAATGTTCCTTTGCTGGCATCATTGATTTGGTGATGCCATGCCCACTTCTTGATGACGAGTATTAAGGGTCTTATCCGGAGATCAGCTGTGagagacaacacaaacaaacacagcaggtcAAATCAAGAAACCTCTTTATCCACTCCTACAGCTGACATGGAAAAAGACGATGACTAGTTACTGCCACAGAAATTGAGATTTTAGTCTTACCCACCATAAGCGTAACTCCTCAGAAGGAATGTGTTTCTGATGCCCACTGTGTTGTTGATATTAAGATCAAAATCCAGATCACTAAAGAAGGGAGGTATAGTGACAGATTCACATTAAGactactttctgatttgatgttGTAAAGCTTCAAATGTTTAATTCTTTTGCTTCTacctgtctttgtctttgaacCTGAGGATTGGCACCTTGGCTCTGATTAGCTGGGTCCTTTCTACATAAGctataaatgaaaacaagcaTCATTAGATtcattttagtttcagtttcCTTTCCCATAAACATGAAACTCCTTTTAAAACTGTATAAAACGCTCCACCTAGTGGAGGCTGCAGAGAATACAGAAACAGAGGCAAAGCTGAATAAGAAGTAAGATGGTAGTAAGAAAGCATGTTTCCATGTTCAAAAATGTCCAAACTTATATTATGTGTCTTATTCCAActtatttcatgttttcaaaatTATTTCTTACTACTCACGGAGTGATTTAAACAGCTTTTGCAGGACAGAGAGCACATGAATAGGATCTGGTCTCttctgaaacaaaaaacaacgtGTAGATGTCTAAGAGAAAGTAGATAAGACTGTAGATTTTAGATATATACTATGACATTAGCTGCAGAGAGTCAGAGATACTTACTTGAAGCTGGAGGACCAGACACAGATCTGCATCACTGTTGCGGCAACCCAATCCATTCATCGAAGATCCAGTCAAGTAAAGTCGTGCTACAGGCAGAAACACATTAATTTACAAATAAtcacaacagaaaataagagCAGAAAGTGACTGTATAACAGCTTAACACACCTGCATAGACTTGTTGTATATCTCGCTGCAGCCGAGCTCTGCACATCTCCTTCCAGGTCAGATCTGAAAGTTGCTGCTGACACACCTCAAACAGCTCCACCATCTGAGTGCTCAGCTGAGGGCACAAACACATGTAATCttaacaaaaccaaaacacacctgcaaatacaaacacatagTCAGACTTGATATATGTTAGATGCGGATTAAGACCATCTGAATACACACTACCTTGTCCTTAGCATAGGTCTGCAGGCTGATGTGGTTTTCTGGGGCAGGAGGCACCTGAGGCCTGGGATTGGGGTGTAGGCTGGGATGAAAACCAGAGTAAGATGATTGCGAGGACCCAGCAAACACTTGGTCTGGACATAAATGAGGGGGAGGGGCTCGAACTGAAGTGGACCCTGTCTTT
Proteins encoded in this window:
- the tent2 gene encoding poly(A) RNA polymerase GLD2 isoform X1; amino-acid sequence: MFTRGAALRGRSAHSHGPYPPPPVPRYYDYNHQRPTAVNSFNVPGLERLPTYEWKSSHSASQDAPLYTAALPNRRKRQNEEYSPNVVKRQRLDSSTHPKTGSTSVRAPPPHLCPDQVFAGSSQSSYSGFHPSLHPNPRPQVPPAPENHISLQTYAKDKLSTQMVELFEVCQQQLSDLTWKEMCRARLQRDIQQVYAARLYLTGSSMNGLGCRNSDADLCLVLQLQKRPDPIHVLSVLQKLFKSLPYVERTQLIRAKVPILRFKDKDSDLDFDLNINNTVGIRNTFLLRSYAYADLRIRPLILVIKKWAWHHQINDASKGTLSSYTLVLMILHYLQTLNEPVLPSLQRDHPECFNPLMDINMVPEGPKHIPPYISRNQSSLGDLLVGFLKYYATNFRWDKQVISIREARAFPKNNSKEWRNKYICVEEPFERNNVARAVHEKFKFDTIKAQFAESFRILQERKDLNSILPASAIINMESAGRR
- the tent2 gene encoding poly(A) RNA polymerase GLD2 isoform X2, which encodes MFTRGAALRGRSAHSHGPYPPPPVPRYYDYNHQRPTAVNSFNVPGLERLPTYEWKSSHSASQDAPLYTAALPNRRKRQNEEYSPNVVKRQRLDSSTHPKTGSTSVRAPPPHLCPDQVFAGSSQSSYSGFHPSLHPNPRPQVPPAPENHISLQTYAKDKLSTQMVELFEVCQQQLSDLTWKEMCRARLQRDIQQVYAARLYLTGSSMNGLGCRNSDADLCLVLQLQRPDPIHVLSVLQKLFKSLPYVERTQLIRAKVPILRFKDKDSDLDFDLNINNTVGIRNTFLLRSYAYADLRIRPLILVIKKWAWHHQINDASKGTLSSYTLVLMILHYLQTLNEPVLPSLQRDHPECFNPLMDINMVPEGPKHIPPYISRNQSSLGDLLVGFLKYYATNFRWDKQVISIREARAFPKNNSKEWRNKYICVEEPFERNNVARAVHEKFKFDTIKAQFAESFRILQERKDLNSILPASAIINMESAGRR